One stretch of Punica granatum isolate Tunisia-2019 chromosome 5, ASM765513v2, whole genome shotgun sequence DNA includes these proteins:
- the LOC116209074 gene encoding probable CCR4-associated factor 1 homolog 11: MEIARPVIVREVWAQNLEKEFALIRVALPGCRIAAIDTEFPGHIFKSQVDGHLIAHLPPAETYELMKSNIDALEIIQVGLALSDSCGRLPHFGTPFSYVWQFNFQDFDIETNAYNEESINLLKSQGIDFSKNREMGISSRDFVRQLFLSGLIGGGRPISWVTFHGSYDFGFMIKMLTRQPLPTHMLDFLRLLKRFFGFCIYDVKHMIKSCDGLYGGLERVAKSLNVDRIAGKSHQAGSDSLLTLQTFFKLIGSRKPFTDNTEGMALFRFCSVLFGLEAPMQWRCSGLLFGSHLHWDNFHARHLC; the protein is encoded by the coding sequence ATGGAGATTGCGAGACCTGTGATTGTCCGAGAGGTCTGGGCGCAAAACCTGGAGAAAGAGTTCGCCTTGATACGTGTGGCCCTCCCCGGTTGCAGAATCGCTGCTATCGACACAGAGTTCCCAGGTCACATCTTCAAGTCCCAAGTCGACGGCCACCTGATCGCCCACCTCCCTCCTGCGGAGACCTACGAGCTGATGAAGTCGAACATTGACGCCCTCGAGATCATTCAAGTGGGTCTCGCCCTCTCCGACTCCTGCGGCCGGCTTCCTCACTTCGGCACTCCGTTTTCCTATGTGTGGCAGTTCAATTTCCAGGATTTTGACATCGAGACCAATGCATATAATGAGGAGTCGATCAACCTGTTGAAATCCCAGGGCATTGATTTCTCGAAGAACAGGGAGATGGGTATCTCGTCCCGCGACTTCGTGAGGCAGCTATTCCTCTCTGGCCTCATCGGTGGTGGCCGTCCCATTAGTTGGGTCACTTTTCACGGGTCCTACGACTTCGGGTTCATGATCAAGATGCTGACCCGGCAACCCCTTCCGACCCACATGCTCGATTTTCTGAGATTGTTGAAACGCTTCTTCGGGTTCTGCATTTACGACGTGAAGCACATGATCAAATCTTGTGACGGCCTTTACGGGGGCCTAGAGCGGGTCGCGAAGTCCCTCAATGTTGATCGAATCGCTGGTAAGAGCCATCAGGCTGGGTCCGACAGCCTCCTCACCCTTCAAACATTTTTCAAGCTGATTGGGAGCCGGAAGCCATTCACAGACAACACTGAGGGTATGGCTCTGTTCAGGTTTTGTTCGGTGCTGTTTGGATTAGAAGCTCCTATGCAGTGGAGATGTTCCGGTCTTCTGTTCGGGTCGCATCTCCATTGGGATAACTTCCATGCTCGACACTTATGTTGA